The following proteins are co-located in the Numida meleagris isolate 19003 breed g44 Domestic line chromosome 8, NumMel1.0, whole genome shotgun sequence genome:
- the LOC110403098 gene encoding putative P2Y purinoceptor 10 produces the protein MESNASSGNCSQPQMSFQNTLYAATYTIIFIPGLLANSAALWVLCRFISKKSKAVIFMINLAVADLAHVLSLPLRMYYYINHTWPFGTFLCQMCFYLKYLNMYASICFLTCISIQRYLFLLHPFRAKAWKRRYDVGLSAAVWLFVGAACLPLPIVRSPALSNSTTTCFSDLAVKQLTPGASIALVTVAELFGFVIPFGIIAWCTWKMRQSLREGGTQLQSASEKQKALRMVLMCAAVFFICFTPYHINFPFFMMVIENIITDCTVHSNTLRFHPISLCLASLNCCLDPVLYYFMTSEFQDQLLQHGCAALWARLTRSRRSLSGSDGSHDIRTKRRNLPRFQFWSLPKFFGRINSMEIPPMQPDELLLESIS, from the coding sequence ATGGAGAGCAACGCGTCCTCGGGGaactgcagccagccccagaTGTCCTTCCAGAACACGCTGTACGCAGCCACCTACACCATCATCTTCATCCCCGGCCTGCTGGCCAACAGCGCTGCCCTCTGGGTGCTGTGCCGCTTCATCAGCAAGAAGAGCAAGGCCGTCATCTTCATGATCAACCTGGCCGTGGCCGACCTGGCGCACGTCCTCTCGCTGCCGCTGCGGATGTATTACTACATCAACCACACGTGGCCCTTCGGGACCTTCCTCTGCCAGATGTGCTTCTACCTGAAGTACCTCAACATGTACGCCAGCATCTGCTTCCTCACCTGCATCAGCATCCAGCGGTACCTCTTCCTCCTGCATCCCTTCAGGGCCAAGGCCTGGAAGCGTCGCTACGACGTGGGGCTCAGCGCGGCCGTCTGGCTCTTCGTGGGCGCTGCCTGCCTGCCCCTACCCATCGTCAGGAGCCCGGCCCTGTCCAACAGCACCACCACCTGCTTCTCCGACCTGGCCGTCAAGCAGCTGACGCCGGGAGCCTCCATCGCTCTGGTGACGGTGGCGGAGCTCTTCGGGTTCGTCATTCCCTTCGGCATCATCGCGTGGTGCACCTGGAAGATGCGGCAGTCGCTGCGGGAGGGCGGGACGCAGCTGCAGAGCGCCAGCGAGAAGCAGAAGGCGCTGCGGATGGTGCTGATGTGCGCCGCCGTCTTCTTCATCTGCTTCACCCCCTACCACATCAACTTCCCCTTCTTCATGATGGTGATCGAGAACATCATCACGGACTGCACCGTGCACAGCAACACGCTCCGCTTCCACCCCATCTCCCTCTGCCTGGCCAGCCTCAACTGCTGCCTGGACCCGGTCCTCTACTACTTCATGACTTCCGAGTTCCAGgaccagctgctgcagcacggcTGTGCTGCCCTATGGGCTCGCCTCACACGCAGCCGACGCAGCCTCTCCGGGAGCGATGGCAGCCACGACATCCGCACCAAGAGGAGAAACCTGCCACGGTTTCAGTTTTGGTCCCTCCCCAAGTTCTTTGGGAGGATAAACAGCATGGAAATCCCCCCGATGCAGCCCGACGAGCTCCTCTTGGAGTCCATCTCTTGA
- the GPR174 gene encoding probable G-protein coupled receptor 174, protein MHCDTEAMENNSICCNVTDLRRYYAVMYAFILIPGLIGNVLALWVFYGYMKETKRAVIFMINLAIADLLQILSLPLRIFYYLTKTWEFGGGLCMLCFYLKYVNMYASIYFLVCISVRRFLFLMYPFRFSDCKRVCDVYISIAGWVVVCIGCLPFPLLRLTQNTTSCFTDLPVQEVDLPTSVIMMTIGELVGFVTPLLIILYCSWKTALSLKERNSASPDLGEKKKALKMILTCALVFLICFAPYHISFPLDFFVKTKKIKNCCIQKVISVFHAVALCLASLNSCVDPVLYYFTTDEFRRRLSRQELQDSAPLHGYSQQHTQDTLQDNVPLHDPGQQQAQDTLQDKPTDC, encoded by the coding sequence ATGCACTGCGACACTGAGGCCATGGAGAACAACTCCATTTGCTGCAACGTCACCGACCTCAGGCGCTACTACGCCGTCATGTACGCATTCATCCTCATCCCTGGACTCATAGGAAACGTGTTGGCTTTGTGGGTTTTCTATGGCTACATGAAAGAGACGAAAAGGGCCGTGATATTTATGATTAACTTGGCCATCGCCGACCTACTGCAGATTTTATCCTTACCCCTGAGGATCTTCTACTACTTGACCAAGACGTGGGAATTTGGAGGAGGCCTCTGCATGCTCTGCTTCTACCTGAAGTACGTCAACATGTACGCCAGCATCTACTTCTTGGTGTGCATCAGCGTCCGCCGCTTCTTGTTCCTGATGTACCCCTTCCGATTCAGCGACTGCAAGCGCGTCTGCGACGTGTACATCAGCATCGCGGGCTGGGTGGTGGTGTGCATCGGCTGCCTGCCCTTCCCCCTGCTGAGGCTCACGCAGAACACCACCTCGTGCTTCACCGACCTGCCCGTGCAGGAGGTGGACCTCCCGACCTCCGTCATCATGATGACCATCGGGGAGCTGGTGGGGTTCGTGACCCCCCTGCTGATCATCCTGTACTGCTCCTGGAAGACGGCCTTGTCGCTGAAGGAAAGGAATTCTGCTTCACCCGACCTCGGCgagaaaaaaaaggctctgaAGATGATTCTCACCTGCGCTCTGGTGTTTCTGATTTGCTTCGCGCCTTACCACATCAGCTTCCCCCTGGATTTCTTCGTCAAAACCAAAAAGATTAAGAACTGCTGCATCCAGAAGGTGATCTCGGTGTTCCACGCTGTGGCCCTGTGTCTCGCCAGCCTCAACTCCTGCGTGGACCCAGTCCTCTACTACTTCACCACGGACGAGTTCCGCAGGCGGCTGTCCCGGCAAGAGCTGCAGGACAGTGCCCCGCTGCACGGctacagccagcagcacacGCAGGACACGCTGCAGGACAACGTCCCTCTGCACGATCCTGGCCAGCAGCAAGCCCAGGACACGCTGCAGGACAAGCCCACTGACTGCTAG